One Alcaligenes ammonioxydans DNA segment encodes these proteins:
- a CDS encoding copper-binding protein — MAGSAYVVVAQAQEASASGEVRRLDTAAGKITIKHGEISELELPAMTLVYKIDPALLADIKPGDKVKFTAKRDGGDYVVIKISK; from the coding sequence ATGGCTGGATCGGCTTATGTCGTGGTGGCCCAGGCCCAGGAAGCCAGTGCATCGGGCGAAGTTCGTCGACTGGACACGGCAGCAGGCAAAATCACCATCAAGCATGGTGAGATCAGCGAACTGGAACTGCCCGCCATGACATTGGTGTACAAAATTGATCCTGCCTTGCTGGCCGACATCAAACCGGGCGACAAGGTGAAATTCACGGCTAAGCGTGACGGCGGGGATTACGTGGTCATCAAGATCAGTAAATAA
- the hslV gene encoding ATP-dependent protease subunit HslV, with the protein MEQFHATTIVCVRRGDQVAIGGDGQVTLGNVVIKGTARKIRRLYNDSILAGFAGATADAFTLQERFEAKLEKHQGNLLRAAVELTRDWRTDRVLRRLEAMLLVADKEHTLVLTGNGDVLEPEHGLAAIGSGGSYAQSAALALLQNTDMAPADIVKKSLEIAGDLCIYTNQNHIVETL; encoded by the coding sequence ATGGAACAATTTCACGCCACTACCATTGTCTGTGTACGCCGCGGAGATCAAGTCGCCATCGGTGGCGACGGTCAGGTCACCCTGGGGAATGTTGTCATCAAGGGCACGGCCCGCAAGATCCGCCGTTTGTACAACGACAGCATCCTGGCCGGTTTTGCCGGCGCGACCGCCGACGCATTCACCCTACAGGAACGCTTTGAAGCCAAGCTGGAAAAGCATCAGGGCAACCTGTTGCGCGCTGCCGTCGAACTGACGCGCGACTGGCGTACCGATCGCGTCCTGCGCCGTCTGGAAGCCATGCTGCTGGTGGCGGACAAAGAGCACACGCTGGTGCTGACCGGCAATGGCGACGTGCTGGAACCCGAGCATGGCCTGGCTGCCATTGGTTCGGGGGGCTCCTATGCGCAATCCGCAGCCCTGGCTTTGCTGCAAAACACCGATATGGCACCTGCCGACATCGTCAAGAAATCGTTGGAGATCGCAGGTGATCTGTGCATCTACACCAACCAGAACCATATCGTCGAAACACTCTGA
- a CDS encoding C45 family autoproteolytic acyltransferase/hydolase gives MAKLSYLELTGGPKEIGHSLGRFGAPAVHAYLLSSTAWQGIMQFKGTAVAAELAQYTERYFPRIWTELQGLALGLELPFEDVFLWNCRGDLWAMAPDGCTTVQLPAQGEPRLVHNEDGDPGFAGYCGVGKFIPDSGMSFVSFLYPASLPGHSFAVTQAGLAMTVNNVRARHVTPGVPRMVLTRAMLDQPDLDQAVSLLQDHPRSGAFHLSLAQRGDTRLLSVEFSAQAVSVQTIERNQLHANHAVHESMQGFEQRITRSSELRQERGDELLLQAGSAVDPLKVLADQHHVQFPIWRCDPDDSDRENTLATVDIQVGSQSLKWQVYEDPTDQPVLTFADVTRIDQV, from the coding sequence ATGGCTAAGTTGTCCTATCTGGAGTTAACTGGTGGTCCCAAAGAAATTGGCCATTCTTTGGGACGTTTTGGAGCCCCCGCCGTGCATGCCTATTTGCTCAGCTCAACAGCTTGGCAAGGCATCATGCAATTTAAGGGGACGGCTGTTGCCGCTGAGCTGGCGCAGTATACCGAGCGTTATTTTCCCCGAATATGGACCGAGCTCCAGGGCCTGGCATTGGGTCTGGAGCTCCCCTTTGAGGACGTGTTTTTGTGGAATTGCCGTGGCGATTTGTGGGCCATGGCCCCGGACGGCTGCACGACCGTGCAGTTGCCAGCCCAGGGTGAGCCTCGACTGGTGCACAACGAAGACGGTGACCCGGGTTTTGCCGGTTATTGCGGGGTGGGCAAATTCATTCCTGACAGTGGCATGTCATTTGTGTCGTTCCTGTATCCGGCCTCCTTGCCCGGGCACAGTTTTGCCGTGACGCAGGCCGGGCTGGCCATGACGGTCAATAATGTCCGCGCCCGCCATGTCACCCCTGGCGTGCCGCGTATGGTTCTGACCCGCGCCATGCTGGATCAGCCTGACCTTGATCAGGCAGTGAGCCTTTTGCAGGACCATCCCCGCTCGGGAGCGTTTCACCTGAGCCTGGCCCAGCGGGGCGATACGCGCCTGCTAAGCGTGGAGTTCAGTGCGCAGGCCGTTTCGGTCCAGACAATTGAACGCAATCAGTTGCATGCCAACCACGCTGTGCACGAGTCCATGCAAGGGTTTGAACAGCGTATTACCCGATCCTCCGAATTGCGCCAGGAGCGCGGCGACGAGTTGCTCTTGCAAGCCGGTTCAGCCGTCGACCCCTTGAAAGTTCTAGCGGACCAGCACCACGTGCAGTTCCCAATCTGGCGTTGTGACCCTGATGACAGTGACAGGGAGAACACCTTGGCAACCGTGGATATTCAGGTGGGCAGCCAGTCTCTGAAATGGCAGGTCTACGAAGATCCGACCGATCAACCCGTGCTGACCTTTGCGGATGTCACCCGCATCGATCAGGTCTGA
- the hslU gene encoding ATP-dependent protease ATPase subunit HslU — MSTPNMTPGEIVSELDKHIVGQGKAKRSVAVALRNRWRRQQVAEPLRSEIVPKNILMIGPTGVGKTEIARRLAKLANAPFIKVEATKFTEVGYVGRDVETIIRDLVDISVKQTREIEMRRVRTQAEEAAEDRILDVLVPPSRDAHGQPQREDNSARQVFRKRLREGKLDDTEIEIEMAQAMPRMEIMAPPGMEEMTEQLRGMFSGLGQEKTKARKLTVKEAFKQLTEEEAARRVNEDDLRTAAVANAEQNGIVFLDEIDKITARGESQGSGGDVSRQGVQRDLLPLVEGTTVTTKYGVVRTDHILFIASGAFHLSRPSDLIPELQGRFPIRVELESLSAQDFVQILSATDSSLTKQYTALLGTEDVKLDFRPDGIQRLAELAFDVNERTENIGARRLYTVMEKLLEELSYSAGSHGEQSVVIDADYVNKQLQETAASQDLARYVL; from the coding sequence ATGTCTACACCTAATATGACTCCCGGAGAAATCGTCTCCGAACTGGACAAGCATATCGTTGGCCAGGGCAAGGCCAAACGCTCTGTGGCCGTGGCCCTGCGCAACCGCTGGCGCCGCCAGCAGGTTGCCGAGCCCCTGCGCAGCGAGATCGTGCCCAAGAACATTCTGATGATCGGACCCACCGGCGTGGGTAAAACCGAAATCGCCCGTCGTCTGGCCAAGCTGGCCAACGCCCCTTTCATCAAGGTTGAGGCCACCAAATTCACGGAAGTGGGTTATGTGGGCCGTGACGTCGAAACCATCATCCGCGATCTGGTGGATATTTCGGTCAAACAAACCCGCGAGATCGAGATGCGCCGTGTCCGCACTCAGGCGGAGGAAGCCGCTGAAGACCGCATTCTGGACGTGCTGGTGCCGCCTTCACGTGATGCCCACGGCCAACCGCAGCGTGAAGATAACTCGGCACGCCAAGTGTTTCGCAAGCGCCTGCGTGAAGGCAAGCTGGACGATACCGAGATTGAAATCGAGATGGCCCAGGCCATGCCTCGCATGGAAATCATGGCCCCTCCCGGCATGGAAGAAATGACCGAGCAATTACGCGGCATGTTCTCCGGTCTAGGCCAGGAAAAGACCAAAGCCCGCAAGCTGACGGTCAAGGAAGCCTTCAAGCAACTGACCGAAGAAGAGGCCGCCCGTCGTGTGAACGAGGACGATTTGCGCACGGCCGCGGTAGCCAATGCCGAACAGAACGGGATTGTATTCCTGGATGAGATCGACAAGATCACCGCGCGCGGCGAAAGCCAAGGCAGTGGCGGCGACGTCTCCCGCCAGGGCGTGCAACGGGACCTGCTGCCGCTGGTAGAAGGCACCACCGTCACCACCAAATACGGTGTGGTGCGGACCGATCACATCCTGTTCATTGCCTCGGGCGCCTTTCATTTGTCCCGCCCCTCGGATCTGATTCCCGAACTGCAAGGCCGCTTCCCTATTCGTGTGGAACTGGAATCGCTCAGCGCTCAGGATTTTGTGCAGATTCTGTCGGCCACCGATTCGTCCCTGACCAAGCAATACACCGCCTTGCTGGGCACCGAAGACGTAAAACTGGACTTCCGTCCGGACGGCATCCAGCGTCTGGCCGAACTGGCTTTCGATGTGAACGAACGCACCGAAAACATCGGCGCCCGTCGTTTGTACACCGTCATGGAAAAACTGTTGGAAGAACTGTCCTACAGCGCTGGCAGCCACGGTGAGCAAAGTGTGGTCATCGACGCCGATTATGTGAACAAGCAGTTGCAGGAAACCGCAGCTAGCCAGGATCTGGCACGCTACGTGCTGTAA
- a CDS encoding GNAT family N-acetyltransferase produces the protein MSEFIKGYVLRPATPADIPAILGLMRDMASFEKLEHIFKASAESLRNSFFSDEPSAYCLVITPEGQPDTIISYIMWFYNYSSFLDRRGIYLEDLYIDPAHRKKGLGAAALRHLAQMAVTQGCGRLEWVVLDWNQNAIDFYQHQGAQVLQDWRVVRVTGEALVNMANGTPVPAEAQG, from the coding sequence ATGAGCGAATTTATTAAAGGGTATGTGCTGCGTCCAGCCACTCCCGCCGACATTCCCGCCATTTTGGGCCTGATGCGCGATATGGCCTCCTTTGAGAAACTGGAGCATATTTTCAAGGCCAGCGCCGAGTCGCTGCGCAACAGTTTCTTCTCGGATGAGCCTAGCGCCTACTGTCTGGTCATCACCCCTGAGGGCCAGCCCGACACCATAATTTCTTACATTATGTGGTTTTACAACTACTCCAGCTTTCTGGATCGCCGCGGCATCTATCTGGAGGATTTGTACATCGATCCTGCCCACCGTAAAAAGGGTCTGGGTGCCGCAGCACTGCGCCATCTAGCGCAGATGGCGGTGACTCAGGGATGCGGCCGCCTGGAATGGGTGGTGTTGGACTGGAACCAGAACGCCATTGATTTTTATCAGCATCAAGGCGCCCAGGTGCTGCAAGACTGGCGCGTGGTTCGTGTCACCGGAGAGGCCCTGGTCAATATGGCCAATGGCACACCCGTGCCCGCAGAAGCACAAGGCTAA
- a CDS encoding MurR/RpiR family transcriptional regulator — MNSLSTLTERIQAAFACMSPQFQQSARYVLDHADQVPLMSMRQLAVQAQVQPATLLRFARSLGFDGWAPFKAVFTQALHGQGARRYAEQARAVVRNRRKEDRLAQVLTVQMDNLAVLREVNETRLPQAVALLSKAKRVFVAGFRASFAPAFSFHYQYRLFRPSIALLRGESGTLDMDLRALQKGDVLVLFGFAPYSQEAVLAHGAARQAQAHILAICDSLLAPIAQQADATLLFGTDSPSFFPSLVAAQALVEVLLEQVLAKAGSRAVSGIELVENQLHQSGAYWK, encoded by the coding sequence ATGAACTCCTTGAGCACTTTGACCGAGCGTATTCAGGCGGCTTTTGCCTGCATGTCGCCCCAGTTTCAGCAAAGCGCGCGCTATGTGCTTGATCACGCCGATCAGGTGCCCTTGATGTCCATGCGACAGTTGGCCGTACAGGCCCAGGTGCAGCCGGCCACGCTGCTGCGCTTTGCCCGGTCTTTGGGCTTTGATGGTTGGGCGCCGTTCAAGGCCGTATTCACCCAGGCCCTGCACGGTCAGGGGGCGCGACGCTATGCCGAGCAAGCCCGCGCCGTGGTGCGCAACCGCCGCAAAGAAGACCGCCTGGCGCAGGTGCTGACCGTGCAAATGGATAATCTGGCCGTATTGCGGGAGGTCAACGAAACGCGCTTGCCTCAGGCCGTGGCGCTGCTCAGCAAAGCCAAGCGGGTGTTTGTGGCAGGGTTCAGGGCCTCTTTCGCGCCCGCGTTTTCTTTTCATTACCAGTACCGCCTGTTTCGCCCCTCGATTGCCTTGTTGCGCGGCGAGTCCGGCACCCTGGATATGGATTTGCGGGCCCTGCAAAAGGGCGATGTGCTGGTCTTGTTCGGTTTTGCTCCCTATTCCCAGGAAGCGGTGTTGGCTCATGGGGCAGCCCGGCAGGCGCAGGCACATATTCTGGCGATTTGCGACAGCTTGCTTGCCCCTATTGCGCAGCAGGCAGATGCCACATTATTGTTTGGAACCGACAGTCCGTCTTTTTTTCCTTCTCTGGTTGCCGCTCAGGCGCTGGTCGAGGTCTTGCTGGAACAGGTTCTGGCCAAGGCGGGCAGTCGTGCTGTAAGCGGTATTGAGTTGGTTGAAAATCAATTGCACCAGTCTGGTGCCTACTGGAAATAG
- a CDS encoding aspartate aminotransferase family protein: MTHVFHRNPKQTLPYAVKGDGIHIIDSTGKSYIDASGGAAVSCLGHSHPVVIDAIKHQLDQIAYAHTSFFSSQAAESLADFLSSRAPGDLDHVYFLSGGSEAVEASLKLARQYFVEIGQAERHIFIARRQSYHGNTLGALAIGGNEWRRKPFLPLLAPAQHVSPCYPYRDQGSHESDEQYADRLAQELDDTIERLGPQNVAAFVGETVVGATAGALAPVGDYWKKIRQVCDKHGVLLILDEVMSGMGRTGYLYACEEDGVVPDIMAIAKGLGAGYQPIGAMLASDRIYQAILNGSGFFQHGHTYMGHATACAGALAVQQVIEHEQLLENVRQRGEQLRRELHQALDEHPNVGDIRGRGLFVGIELVQDKASKQALDPGLKTHARIKQEAFSQGLMLYPMGGTIDGVHGDHILLAPPFICTEADIHEIVKRLTHTLERVLPRQA; this comes from the coding sequence ATGACACACGTCTTTCATCGCAACCCAAAACAAACCTTGCCCTATGCAGTCAAAGGCGATGGCATCCATATCATTGACAGCACAGGCAAGTCCTATATCGACGCCAGTGGCGGGGCAGCCGTCTCCTGCCTGGGACACAGTCACCCTGTCGTGATTGACGCCATCAAGCATCAGCTCGATCAGATTGCTTACGCCCATACCTCGTTTTTCAGCAGCCAGGCCGCAGAGAGTCTGGCGGACTTTCTGAGCAGCCGTGCGCCCGGCGATCTGGACCATGTCTATTTTCTGTCCGGCGGCTCCGAGGCGGTGGAAGCCAGCCTGAAGCTGGCTCGACAATATTTCGTGGAAATAGGTCAAGCCGAACGCCATATCTTTATCGCACGTCGCCAAAGCTATCACGGCAATACGCTGGGCGCACTGGCGATCGGCGGCAACGAATGGCGTCGCAAGCCTTTCCTGCCCTTGCTCGCTCCTGCCCAGCATGTCTCCCCCTGTTACCCCTACCGCGATCAAGGCAGCCATGAAAGCGACGAGCAATACGCCGACCGGCTGGCCCAGGAACTGGACGACACCATTGAACGTCTCGGGCCCCAAAATGTGGCCGCCTTTGTAGGCGAAACCGTTGTTGGCGCAACCGCCGGTGCCCTGGCACCCGTGGGCGATTACTGGAAAAAAATCCGTCAGGTCTGCGACAAGCACGGCGTTTTGCTGATTCTGGACGAGGTCATGTCAGGCATGGGCCGCACCGGCTACCTGTACGCTTGTGAAGAGGATGGCGTTGTACCGGACATCATGGCCATTGCAAAGGGGCTGGGAGCCGGCTATCAACCGATCGGCGCCATGCTGGCCAGTGACCGGATCTATCAGGCCATCCTGAACGGCTCGGGCTTTTTCCAGCATGGTCATACCTATATGGGGCACGCGACGGCCTGCGCCGGCGCCCTGGCCGTGCAACAAGTGATTGAACACGAGCAGTTGCTGGAAAATGTACGCCAACGGGGCGAACAACTGCGTCGTGAGTTGCACCAGGCTCTGGACGAGCATCCCAATGTGGGCGATATCCGCGGTCGCGGCCTGTTCGTTGGTATTGAACTGGTACAGGACAAGGCCAGCAAACAGGCATTGGACCCCGGCCTGAAAACGCATGCGCGGATCAAGCAAGAGGCGTTTTCACAGGGGCTGATGCTCTATCCTATGGGCGGCACCATTGATGGGGTTCACGGCGATCATATCTTGCTGGCACCGCCCTTTATCTGCACGGAAGCGGATATTCACGAGATCGTGAAGCGGCTGACACACACCCTGGAACGCGTCCTGCCTCGTCAAGCCTGA
- a CDS encoding carboxymuconolactone decarboxylase family protein, with the protein MARLPYADLSAPDAAPLVEQIIAERGSVLHLYQMLLHSPPIAKGWLNHLTGIRHHSSLPGDLRELVIMRVALLNRAPYEADQHAPIALAEGLSQAQLDALSNWQDSDQFTPIQCAVLAYTDAMTLQVQVEPAIFQAIRQHFNERLTVELTATIATYNMVSRFLEALHIHSDDAR; encoded by the coding sequence ATGGCCCGCCTACCTTATGCAGACCTGAGCGCCCCCGATGCGGCTCCCTTGGTCGAGCAAATTATTGCCGAACGCGGCAGCGTGCTGCACCTGTACCAGATGCTGCTGCACAGCCCGCCCATTGCCAAGGGCTGGCTCAATCACCTGACCGGCATACGCCACCACAGCAGTCTGCCGGGCGACTTGCGCGAACTGGTCATCATGCGCGTGGCCTTGCTGAACCGCGCTCCCTACGAAGCCGATCAGCACGCCCCGATCGCCCTTGCAGAGGGCCTGAGTCAGGCGCAGCTCGATGCTTTATCCAACTGGCAGGACTCTGATCAGTTCACACCCATTCAATGTGCCGTACTGGCCTATACCGATGCCATGACCCTGCAGGTACAAGTGGAGCCTGCCATCTTCCAGGCCATACGGCAGCATTTCAATGAACGCTTGACCGTTGAGCTGACGGCCACCATCGCCACCTACAATATGGTGTCGCGTTTTCTGGAAGCCCTGCACATCCATTCGGATGATGCCCGTTAA
- a CDS encoding cob(I)yrinic acid a,c-diamide adenosyltransferase produces MSTRLSIISTRTGDDGTTGLGDGSRLPKTAALIHALGDVDELNSHIGVLRSLELPEDVDALLSDIQHDLFDMGAELCIPGHQVIGSVHVERLDAAIRHYNEPLGILKEFILPGGSPAAAQAHVLRCVARRAERSVVAVPSEALPQDGPRLYLNRLSDLLFVLARTLNRHAGRPDVLWEPKRHESSTS; encoded by the coding sequence ATGTCCACACGACTTTCCATTATCAGCACTCGCACGGGCGACGACGGGACGACCGGCCTGGGCGATGGCAGCCGCCTGCCCAAAACCGCAGCCCTGATTCACGCCCTGGGCGATGTGGATGAGCTGAACAGCCATATTGGTGTGCTGCGCAGCCTGGAGCTGCCCGAAGATGTCGACGCCCTGCTCTCCGATATCCAGCACGATCTGTTCGATATGGGAGCCGAGCTGTGCATTCCTGGCCATCAGGTCATCGGTTCAGTCCATGTGGAGCGCCTGGATGCGGCAATACGCCATTACAACGAACCCTTGGGCATACTGAAGGAATTTATTCTGCCCGGCGGCAGTCCGGCCGCGGCACAGGCGCATGTGCTGCGTTGCGTGGCACGACGTGCCGAGCGCAGTGTCGTGGCCGTCCCCTCCGAGGCCTTGCCACAGGATGGTCCACGCCTGTACCTGAACCGGCTGTCGGATTTGCTGTTTGTGCTGGCGCGTACCCTCAACCGCCATGCGGGCCGCCCCGATGTCCTCTGGGAACCCAAGCGCCACGAATCGTCCACAAGCTGA